In Candidatus Baltobacteraceae bacterium, a genomic segment contains:
- a CDS encoding PAS domain-containing protein: MRPDLSLVLERITDGFFALDAQWRIAYINAQARQLLHAPHDCIGEFWLDVFPKARGRLFEREYQRAMRDQQPVQFVEYSATADLWFEVKAYPSPDGLSIYFRDVSMRIQAQREVERTTRRQQALIEFGRGALTGASFDQTLAEAMELVREFLEATVVDLYEYDRSRGALAVTRSFGWDVRAAFDPQNPPLDHLTYILRTGEPFVCSDVRIDPRARSLAALESGGVLSCVAVLIGTARAPIGGLVAYHPHARTFSVGDVRFVQAISQTIAEIASAWESNQRMTEVLESIHDAFVAVDRGLRITYVNRRMASFWGRMPAELIGMPLSAFTDEFGDGGRAYEQFRDALHERRSITFETLFAGRWYETRLFPFAGGVAAYVRDVTARKSEQQRVLEVNAELERRVAERTMQLELANKELESFSYSVSHDLRAPLRAIDGFSQALLEDYGEGLEPRGRRYLDRVRRAAQRMADLIDALLKLAKVARAPIGYAKIDLSAMAAAAIAELREGEPKRAVAVEIEPGLRALGEPHLVHIMLVNLLGNAWKFTRRTQHAQVCVGKNSEGEFYVRDNGAGFEMDYANKLFGAFARLHSSDEYEGTGIGLATVARIVHRHGGVIRAEGAPEAGATFYFTLPGEEAPETHDE, encoded by the coding sequence TTGCGGCCCGATCTGTCACTGGTGCTCGAACGCATCACCGACGGGTTCTTCGCTCTCGATGCGCAGTGGCGCATCGCCTACATCAATGCGCAAGCGCGCCAGCTCTTACACGCCCCGCACGACTGTATCGGCGAGTTCTGGCTCGACGTGTTTCCGAAAGCGCGCGGGCGCCTCTTCGAGCGAGAGTATCAGCGCGCGATGCGCGATCAGCAGCCGGTTCAATTCGTCGAATATTCGGCTACCGCCGACCTTTGGTTCGAAGTGAAGGCGTATCCCTCGCCGGACGGGCTCTCGATCTATTTTCGCGACGTCAGCATGCGCATCCAAGCGCAGCGCGAGGTCGAACGGACGACCCGTCGCCAGCAGGCTCTGATCGAATTCGGCCGAGGCGCGCTCACCGGCGCGAGCTTCGATCAGACGTTGGCCGAGGCAATGGAGCTGGTTCGCGAGTTTCTCGAAGCAACCGTCGTGGATCTCTACGAATACGATCGTTCGCGGGGCGCGCTCGCGGTGACTCGAAGCTTTGGTTGGGACGTGCGCGCCGCCTTCGATCCGCAAAACCCGCCGCTCGATCATCTTACCTACATTCTGCGGACCGGCGAGCCGTTCGTGTGCTCCGACGTCCGGATCGATCCGCGCGCGCGGTCGCTCGCGGCGCTCGAGTCCGGCGGCGTTCTCTCGTGCGTAGCGGTCTTGATCGGCACGGCTCGCGCGCCGATCGGCGGCCTCGTCGCCTACCATCCGCACGCGCGAACGTTTTCGGTTGGCGACGTGCGCTTCGTGCAGGCGATCTCGCAGACAATCGCCGAGATTGCTTCGGCCTGGGAATCGAATCAGCGCATGACCGAAGTGTTGGAAAGCATTCACGACGCGTTCGTCGCCGTCGACCGCGGTTTGCGCATCACGTACGTCAATCGCCGCATGGCCTCGTTTTGGGGCCGTATGCCCGCCGAACTGATCGGCATGCCCCTTTCCGCCTTCACCGACGAGTTCGGGGACGGCGGGCGAGCCTACGAACAGTTCCGTGACGCGCTGCACGAACGGCGCTCGATTACCTTTGAGACGCTCTTTGCCGGACGCTGGTACGAAACGCGCCTCTTTCCGTTCGCGGGCGGCGTTGCGGCGTACGTGCGTGACGTGACCGCGCGCAAGAGCGAGCAGCAGCGCGTGCTCGAGGTGAACGCGGAACTCGAGCGGCGCGTTGCCGAGCGCACGATGCAGCTCGAGCTTGCCAACAAGGAGCTCGAGTCGTTCTCGTACTCGGTCTCGCACGACCTGCGCGCGCCGCTGCGGGCGATCGACGGTTTCTCGCAAGCGCTGCTCGAAGATTACGGCGAGGGGCTCGAGCCGCGCGGCCGGCGATATTTGGATCGCGTGCGGCGGGCAGCGCAGCGTATGGCCGATTTGATCGACGCGCTCCTGAAACTCGCCAAAGTCGCGCGCGCACCGATCGGTTACGCTAAGATCGATTTGAGCGCCATGGCCGCGGCAGCGATCGCGGAATTGCGCGAGGGCGAGCCGAAGCGCGCCGTCGCGGTCGAGATCGAGCCGGGTCTGCGGGCGCTCGGAGAGCCGCACCTGGTTCATATCATGTTAGTCAACCTGCTAGGCAATGCATGGAAATTTACACGGCGCACACAACACGCGCAGGTTTGCGTCGGCAAAAACAGCGAAGGCGAGTTCTATGTTCGCGACAACGGGGCCGGCTTCGAAATGGACTACGCGAACAAGCTATTTGGAGCGTTCGCGCGGCTTCACTCCAGCGACGAATACGAGGGGACCGGAATCGGGTTGGCGACGGTAGCCCGCATCGTTCATCGTCACGGCGGCGTGATCCGCGCCGAGGGCGCGCCCGAAGCGGGCGCAACGTTCTACTTCACCTTGCCGGGAGAGGAAGCGCCGGAGACGCACGATGAGTAG
- a CDS encoding response regulator has product MSRPYILLVEDNPDDIDLTERAFSKNHIANEVVVVRDGAQACDFLFDEKLMAQRGMPALILLDLKLPKVSGLEVLERIRNHDGTRLLPTVILTSSKQEEDLLEGYRLGVNSYVRKPVDFNEFVDAVRQVGLYWLVLNEAPPPAGGGGM; this is encoded by the coding sequence ATGAGTAGACCGTACATTCTCCTGGTCGAAGACAATCCCGACGACATCGATTTGACCGAGCGGGCATTCTCCAAGAACCACATCGCGAACGAGGTGGTCGTCGTGCGGGACGGAGCGCAAGCCTGCGATTTCCTCTTCGACGAAAAGCTGATGGCGCAGCGCGGAATGCCGGCGCTGATCTTGCTCGACTTGAAATTGCCGAAGGTCAGCGGGCTCGAGGTGCTCGAGCGCATTCGTAACCACGACGGAACCCGTCTCTTGCCGACCGTCATTCTCACCTCGAGCAAACAGGAAGAAGATTTGCTCGAAGGATACCGTCTCGGCGTGAACAGCTACGTGCGCAAACCGGTCGACTTCAACGAATTCGTCGATGCCGTGCGGCAGGTCGGGCTTTACTGGCTGGTGCTCAACGAAGCGCCTCCTCCGGCGGGAGGGGGAGGAATGTAG
- a CDS encoding EAL domain-containing protein → MTLRVLCIDDSSDDAELNVLALERHGFTVESARVDERDAAASALAEHSWDLILCDYSMPRFSAQDMLEMLRRIGADVPCLVVSGAIGEEAAVETIRLGAYDYIFKNNLKRLGPAAERALRDAELRRARALMEIQLRERETRLRLLFEQLPALVISCDTTLTVTSVEGAQLAQVPDDPESLIGMHVAGSALLADESRFPIRHAHLQALQGGSAEYEMIWGGKTFRGHVEPLREVDGRIVGTIAVAFDITERKIAEQRIAYFAQYDPLTDLPNRALLEDRLTQGIAMAKRHRTPVLVITTDIDDFVEINELYGSANGDEVLRLLAARMRRLVDAGATVSRTGEDQFVTLLVDAADARDGTAFLERLHAIFEAPFVIGDVDVYVNASSGLAVFPDDGDDTQTLLRSSEAAMQAAKAGGGHGFRLFLPNMIASSSERLALKRDLRGAAALGQYRLHYQPIFRTSDLSFTGFEALVRWQHPDLGLLPPEHFVHLAEESGAIDDLGLYVLREVCNQLVIWDAQGITVPRVSINISARQFERSGLTESIAHTLHQHGIAPSRLEVELTESSVMRDISGGIAVLHELKSLGVRISVDDFGTGYTSLSYLRRFPIDVLKIDKSFLRDMLPGSQDEAIVKAIVILAENLGLTSVAEGVESRVTLEQLRRIGAYEVQGFFLGEPVPAEDALDALSDLQAGPRRSRAE, encoded by the coding sequence GTGACACTGAGGGTGCTCTGCATCGATGATTCGTCCGACGATGCCGAATTGAATGTCCTGGCACTCGAGCGTCATGGCTTCACGGTGGAAAGCGCGCGCGTCGACGAGCGGGACGCCGCGGCAAGCGCCTTGGCGGAACATTCCTGGGATCTGATCCTGTGCGACTATTCGATGCCCCGCTTCAGCGCGCAGGATATGTTGGAGATGTTGCGGCGGATCGGAGCCGACGTTCCTTGTCTGGTCGTTTCGGGTGCAATCGGTGAAGAAGCGGCGGTCGAGACGATCCGTCTGGGCGCCTATGACTACATCTTCAAGAACAACCTCAAACGATTGGGGCCGGCCGCCGAACGCGCGTTACGCGACGCGGAGCTGCGACGCGCCCGCGCGCTGATGGAGATTCAGCTGCGCGAGCGGGAGACGCGGCTGCGGCTGCTCTTCGAACAGCTTCCCGCGCTGGTGATCTCTTGCGACACGACGCTGACGGTGACGTCCGTAGAAGGAGCGCAGCTCGCACAGGTTCCCGACGATCCCGAGTCGCTGATCGGCATGCACGTCGCCGGGTCGGCACTGCTCGCCGACGAATCGCGCTTTCCGATCCGGCACGCACATCTGCAGGCGCTGCAAGGCGGGTCGGCCGAGTATGAGATGATTTGGGGCGGCAAGACCTTCCGGGGTCACGTGGAGCCGTTGCGGGAGGTCGACGGGCGCATCGTCGGAACGATCGCCGTGGCGTTCGACATCACCGAACGCAAGATCGCCGAACAGCGCATCGCCTATTTTGCGCAGTACGATCCGCTCACCGATCTGCCGAACCGTGCACTGCTCGAGGATCGTCTTACGCAAGGCATTGCGATGGCGAAGCGGCATCGCACGCCGGTACTCGTGATAACGACCGACATCGACGACTTCGTGGAGATCAACGAACTCTACGGATCCGCCAACGGCGACGAGGTCTTACGGTTGCTGGCCGCGCGTATGCGCCGGCTGGTCGACGCCGGCGCCACGGTTTCGAGAACCGGCGAGGATCAGTTCGTAACGCTGCTCGTCGACGCGGCGGATGCCCGTGACGGGACCGCGTTTCTCGAACGGCTTCACGCGATCTTCGAGGCGCCGTTCGTCATCGGCGACGTCGACGTCTACGTGAACGCGAGCTCAGGGCTGGCCGTCTTTCCCGACGACGGCGACGACACGCAAACGCTGCTGCGCTCGTCGGAGGCCGCGATGCAGGCGGCGAAAGCGGGCGGCGGGCACGGCTTCCGGCTCTTCCTGCCGAACATGATCGCCTCGTCGTCGGAACGGCTTGCGCTCAAACGCGACCTGCGCGGCGCCGCGGCGCTGGGCCAGTACCGGCTGCATTACCAGCCGATCTTTCGCACGTCGGATCTGTCCTTCACCGGATTCGAGGCGCTGGTGCGTTGGCAACATCCCGATCTCGGACTTCTGCCGCCCGAGCACTTCGTCCATCTCGCTGAAGAGTCGGGTGCGATCGACGACCTCGGCCTGTACGTATTGCGTGAAGTCTGCAACCAGCTGGTGATATGGGACGCGCAAGGCATTACCGTGCCGCGCGTCAGCATCAACATCTCAGCGCGTCAATTCGAGCGCAGCGGATTGACCGAGTCGATCGCGCATACGCTCCACCAGCACGGCATCGCGCCCTCGCGCCTGGAGGTCGAGCTCACGGAAAGTTCGGTGATGCGGGATATTTCCGGCGGTATCGCGGTGCTGCACGAACTCAAGAGTCTGGGGGTACGCATCTCGGTCGACGATTTCGGCACCGGGTATACCTCGCTCAGCTATCTGCGCCGTTTTCCGATCGACGTGCTCAAAATCGACAAGAGTTTCTTACGCGATATGCTTCCCGGCTCGCAAGACGAGGCGATCGTCAAGGCGATCGTCATTCTGGCCGAAAATTTGGGCCTGACCTCGGTTGCCGAAGGCGTCGAATCGCGGGTAACGCTCGAACAGCTTCGCCGGATCGGCGCCTACGAAGTCCAGGGCTTCTTCTTGGGCGAGCCCGTCCCCGCCGAAGATGCGCTGGACGCGCTCAGTGATTTGCAGGCTGGTCCGCGTCGCTCGCGAGCGGAATGA
- a CDS encoding aspartyl protease family protein — protein MAFAVRFGLLFAVAALTVGAAPPHDSLAEFLAAMRLHSGPVWSAHLASVSHVTESGETVDLKSESQGLRFVSYDCTASLCEGTYFDGERLYSININGTMLPQAHGADPFLRAERTIASLSFLAPDFAETGGHVYDDGLTLISNVPYRTLLVTNGDATPMLVYVDPKTFAVAYMRDVNADTTIAYDDYVPVGERYQLPLEVYQNGALLERYDRREPAQGNLELPRGLVPTFSSRPATVATDQEYVTPIFPCTLSGVVTKCLLDSGNSGMAISPSLAQQIRAQAVGSFQVRGLGNYTTEVVHAGELRAGSMTLPPANYVVLRDIDRFGYQVVLGADVFAATTVELNNASHQVVFGAPVPPRSVTVPLAFEQFVPVVDVLLGSLPAQLALDTGDESSINLAYDFYQAHRDLFPPTSERPVEGVGGTSVEILGTIPQVEIGNLSIRSSTIGATQTLAGTALGHLGAALLSRFDVTIDYASSEIHFIPLASDADQPANH, from the coding sequence ATGGCCTTCGCCGTGCGGTTCGGTTTGCTCTTCGCGGTCGCCGCCCTGACGGTCGGCGCCGCACCGCCGCACGACTCGCTCGCCGAGTTTCTGGCCGCGATGCGCCTACACAGCGGGCCGGTCTGGAGCGCACATCTGGCATCGGTCTCGCACGTCACCGAAAGCGGAGAGACCGTCGACCTCAAGAGCGAGTCGCAGGGCCTGCGCTTCGTGAGTTACGACTGCACCGCGAGCCTGTGCGAAGGCACGTACTTCGACGGCGAACGGCTCTACTCGATCAACATCAACGGCACGATGCTCCCACAGGCCCACGGCGCCGACCCGTTCCTGCGCGCGGAGCGCACGATCGCCTCGCTCTCCTTCCTTGCGCCGGACTTCGCCGAAACCGGCGGGCACGTCTACGACGACGGCCTCACGCTGATTTCGAACGTTCCCTACCGCACGCTGCTCGTAACCAACGGCGACGCCACGCCGATGCTGGTGTACGTGGACCCGAAGACGTTCGCCGTCGCGTACATGCGGGACGTCAACGCTGACACCACGATCGCCTACGACGATTACGTACCCGTGGGCGAGCGCTACCAATTGCCGCTCGAAGTTTACCAAAACGGCGCCTTGCTCGAACGCTACGACCGGCGAGAACCGGCGCAAGGCAATCTCGAACTCCCGCGTGGGCTGGTTCCCACCTTCTCCTCGCGTCCCGCCACGGTCGCGACGGACCAAGAGTACGTCACCCCGATTTTCCCGTGCACGCTCTCTGGTGTCGTCACCAAATGCCTGCTCGATTCGGGAAACTCCGGCATGGCAATTAGCCCGTCGCTCGCGCAGCAGATCCGGGCGCAGGCGGTCGGCTCATTTCAAGTGCGCGGGCTGGGCAACTACACGACCGAGGTCGTGCACGCCGGGGAATTGCGCGCGGGGAGCATGACGCTGCCGCCTGCGAACTATGTCGTGCTGCGCGATATCGACCGGTTCGGCTATCAGGTCGTGCTCGGCGCCGACGTCTTCGCCGCAACGACGGTGGAGTTGAACAACGCCTCGCACCAAGTCGTTTTCGGCGCTCCGGTGCCGCCGCGCAGCGTGACCGTGCCGTTGGCGTTCGAACAATTCGTGCCGGTCGTCGACGTTCTGCTCGGGTCGCTTCCGGCCCAACTCGCCCTCGATACCGGCGACGAGTCGAGCATCAACCTCGCCTACGATTTTTACCAAGCACATCGAGATCTTTTTCCGCCGACCAGCGAGCGCCCCGTCGAGGGCGTCGGCGGAACGAGCGTCGAAATCCTCGGCACGATTCCCCAGGTCGAGATCGGCAATCTCTCGATTCGCTCATCGACGATCGGCGCCACCCAAACTCTTGCGGGAACGGCGCTCGGTCATCTCGGTGCGGCGCTGCTCTCGCGCTTCGACGTGACGATCGACTACGCGTCCAGCGAAATTCACTTCATTCCGCTCGCGAGCGACGCGGACCAGCCTGCAAATCACTGA
- the nagZ gene encoding beta-N-acetylhexosaminidase, translating into MRTSLTLLELASGVIVTGFSGTSMDAELEHALCRVPFAGFILFARNLEEPRQARALTDSLRARVEPSPIVAIDQEGGRIMRLRAQVEGLPSMMAVGAVADQAFAASAGEAVAYDLRRIGCTLDFAPVLDLAIDPRNTVIGTRAFGSSPDLVTRLGGAFARGLMRGGITPTFKHFPGHGATSFDTHLGGARLDVDEAMLRGRDLVPFQALAREADAIMAAHVAVPSVDDERPASLSRHFLTGVLREAWRYDGVVFTDCMQMDAIAKSVGTVRGVTEAIAAGADCALVSHDPELAFEAAQHLAAAVERGEVPLERLQEAHGRVQRLRARAQPPLTDDVPAPHPGIGRRIARDAITLVRGVPRADAVADIAVVFGEGSLAEHVPVLEERRVAIDPGERDRMHLLEALAASNLRPLVLAHRAHLHDGQRHAIEAIIDQAPDTLVVSTGEPYDVPLLHRARHLLAAYGNDATSLAGLADVIFHGVPSFGVLPVALA; encoded by the coding sequence TTGAGAACGTCCTTGACCCTGCTCGAACTCGCGAGCGGCGTCATCGTCACGGGCTTCTCCGGCACTTCGATGGATGCGGAATTGGAGCATGCGCTGTGTCGCGTGCCGTTTGCCGGGTTCATTTTATTCGCGCGCAATCTCGAAGAGCCGCGGCAGGCGCGCGCGCTCACCGACTCTTTGCGCGCGCGCGTGGAACCGTCCCCGATCGTTGCCATCGATCAGGAGGGGGGACGAATCATGCGTCTGCGCGCGCAGGTCGAAGGGCTCCCGTCGATGATGGCCGTAGGCGCGGTGGCCGATCAAGCGTTCGCGGCGTCAGCGGGCGAGGCGGTGGCGTACGATCTGCGGCGCATCGGCTGCACGCTCGATTTTGCTCCGGTCCTCGATTTGGCGATCGATCCGCGCAATACCGTAATCGGCACGCGCGCGTTCGGGTCTTCCCCGGATTTGGTGACGCGCCTGGGCGGGGCATTTGCGCGCGGCCTGATGCGCGGCGGAATCACCCCGACCTTCAAGCACTTTCCCGGTCATGGCGCGACTTCATTTGATACGCATCTCGGCGGCGCGCGGCTGGATGTCGATGAAGCGATGCTGCGCGGGCGTGACCTGGTTCCGTTTCAAGCGCTCGCGCGCGAGGCCGATGCGATCATGGCGGCGCACGTCGCCGTGCCGTCCGTCGATGACGAGCGGCCCGCCTCGCTCTCACGTCACTTTCTGACCGGTGTGCTGCGCGAAGCGTGGCGGTACGACGGCGTCGTCTTTACCGATTGCATGCAGATGGACGCGATTGCCAAGAGCGTGGGCACGGTCCGCGGCGTGACCGAAGCGATCGCCGCGGGCGCCGATTGCGCCTTGGTCAGCCACGATCCCGAACTCGCATTCGAGGCAGCGCAGCACCTTGCGGCCGCGGTCGAACGCGGGGAGGTGCCGCTCGAGCGGCTGCAGGAGGCGCACGGGCGGGTGCAGCGATTGCGCGCGCGCGCGCAGCCGCCGCTCACCGACGACGTTCCCGCGCCCCATCCGGGTATCGGACGACGCATCGCTCGGGATGCGATCACGCTCGTGCGCGGCGTACCGCGAGCCGATGCCGTTGCCGACATCGCTGTCGTATTCGGTGAAGGATCCCTCGCCGAACACGTGCCGGTGCTGGAAGAACGGCGCGTCGCAATCGATCCCGGCGAACGCGACCGAATGCACCTGCTCGAAGCGCTCGCCGCATCGAACTTGCGGCCGCTCGTGCTCGCTCACCGCGCGCATCTTCATGACGGGCAACGGCACGCGATCGAGGCGATCATCGATCAGGCCCCCGACACGTTGGTTGTCTCGACCGGCGAGCCGTACGACGTACCGCTGCTGCACCGAGCGCGTCACCTGCTCGCCGCATACGGCAACGACGCGACGAGTTTGGCCGGTTTAGCCGACGTGATCTTCCACGGTGTACCGTCGTTCGGGGTGTTGCCGGTTGCGCTCGCTTAG
- a CDS encoding serine hydrolase domain-containing protein — protein MRSLSAASTFEAVDDVLRAALGRRFTAAVARIERGGELVYERAFGTTRLDACGRPVYVDTRFDLASITKLYVATLALGLVASGSLTLDAPLSGHITQWKGTPHEAITLRMLLAHTSGMNSGADYRAILNDDVRSFALSRPLVAQPEARVIYSDLGFIALGVVLERTRSRSLAAQIGRIWGGGVGFNPHERERLAIPATEDDGWRGRVQGRVHDEKAYLMNGAAGHAGLFAGARDVAALVEPYLASACGRAQSALPSSLAREAIACAADDPVLRRGLGWALKTTDENSCGARFGPRSFGHTGFTGTCVWADPDRDLQAVLLTNAVYFGREDSRPLRAAFYDAVIETFG, from the coding sequence TTGCGCTCGCTTAGCGCGGCTAGCACCTTCGAGGCGGTCGACGACGTCCTGCGTGCTGCGCTTGGCCGGCGCTTCACCGCTGCGGTGGCACGCATCGAGCGCGGCGGCGAACTCGTCTACGAGCGCGCGTTCGGCACGACCCGCCTCGATGCGTGCGGACGCCCGGTGTACGTCGATACGCGCTTCGACCTCGCGTCGATCACCAAACTGTACGTCGCAACGTTGGCGTTGGGGCTGGTTGCATCGGGGTCGTTGACGCTCGATGCACCGCTCTCCGGCCACATTACGCAGTGGAAGGGCACGCCGCACGAAGCGATCACGCTGCGCATGCTGCTCGCGCACACGTCGGGCATGAACTCGGGCGCCGACTATCGCGCGATCCTCAACGACGACGTGCGCAGCTTCGCGCTCTCGCGGCCGCTGGTCGCGCAGCCGGAAGCACGCGTGATCTACAGCGATCTCGGTTTCATCGCGCTCGGCGTCGTGCTCGAGCGGACGAGGTCGCGCTCGCTCGCCGCGCAAATCGGCCGCATTTGGGGAGGCGGCGTCGGGTTCAATCCCCACGAGCGCGAGCGGCTCGCTATTCCGGCGACCGAAGATGACGGCTGGCGCGGGCGCGTGCAGGGACGGGTGCACGATGAGAAGGCGTATCTGATGAACGGCGCCGCCGGTCACGCCGGGCTCTTCGCCGGCGCGCGCGACGTAGCCGCACTGGTCGAACCGTATCTGGCCTCGGCCTGCGGGCGCGCGCAAAGCGCGTTACCGTCCAGCCTCGCCCGCGAAGCGATCGCATGTGCGGCCGACGATCCGGTGCTGCGCCGCGGTCTCGGCTGGGCGCTCAAGACGACCGACGAAAATTCATGCGGCGCGCGCTTCGGGCCGCGCAGCTTCGGGCACACCGGTTTTACGGGAACGTGCGTGTGGGCCGATCCCGATCGCGACCTCCAGGCAGTGCTGCTCACCAACGCCGTCTATTTCGGGCGCGAAGATTCCCGCCCGCTGCGAGCGGCGTTTTACGACGCGGTCATCGAAACGTTCGGCTAG
- a CDS encoding anhydro-N-acetylmuramic acid kinase: MIAIGLMSGTSLDGIDAALVRIAPRDDGYAIGLMNFVTLPYDRELAGALRAALPPNEANAPAIADLHRRLGSAYARAARAACGSLTVDYIASHGQTIFHDGAAHVTMQIGDPFVLREALQATVCYDFRSADCVVGGTGAPLVPYVDAMLLADANEDRVAVNIGGIANLTALPRGCTPHDLTAFDCGPGMMLIDAFVQQRTEGALRYDEDGALAAAGTANEAALIAMLGDPYFAQPPPKSTGRERFGAQFLQAYAQELDRLSIEDGAATLTELTAIAVAGAIASLGLAQARVLCSGGGARNLALMRRIAERLPQARVEPSDVVGLPGDAKEAIAFAVLGYETLRERAANVPRVTGASRAVPLGAIAPFELRRLISEVEKECQSS, translated from the coding sequence GTGATTGCCATCGGTTTGATGAGCGGTACGTCGCTGGACGGTATCGATGCGGCACTGGTGCGCATTGCGCCGCGCGATGACGGCTATGCGATCGGCCTGATGAACTTCGTTACGCTGCCGTACGATCGGGAGCTGGCGGGCGCGCTGCGGGCCGCGCTTCCGCCCAACGAGGCGAATGCGCCGGCGATCGCGGATTTGCACCGGCGGCTCGGGTCGGCCTACGCGCGGGCTGCGCGCGCCGCGTGCGGATCGCTCACCGTCGACTATATCGCTTCGCACGGACAAACGATCTTTCACGACGGCGCCGCGCACGTGACCATGCAGATCGGCGATCCGTTCGTCTTGCGTGAGGCTCTGCAAGCCACCGTTTGTTACGACTTCCGCAGTGCCGACTGCGTCGTCGGCGGAACCGGCGCGCCGCTCGTGCCCTACGTCGATGCGATGCTGCTCGCGGACGCGAACGAGGATCGCGTTGCGGTGAACATCGGAGGCATCGCGAACCTCACCGCGCTGCCCCGGGGCTGCACGCCGCACGACCTGACGGCATTCGATTGCGGACCGGGCATGATGCTGATCGACGCCTTCGTGCAGCAGCGTACGGAGGGCGCGCTCCGATACGACGAGGACGGCGCGCTTGCCGCGGCAGGGACGGCGAACGAGGCCGCCTTGATCGCGATGCTCGGCGATCCGTACTTTGCGCAGCCGCCGCCGAAGTCGACCGGGCGCGAGCGTTTCGGCGCGCAGTTTCTGCAGGCATACGCGCAGGAGTTGGATCGGCTCTCGATCGAGGACGGCGCCGCAACGTTGACCGAACTGACCGCGATTGCCGTTGCCGGTGCGATCGCGTCGCTCGGCCTGGCGCAAGCGCGCGTCCTGTGCAGCGGCGGCGGTGCGCGGAATCTTGCCTTGATGCGCCGCATCGCGGAGCGGCTTCCGCAGGCTCGCGTCGAACCGAGCGACGTCGTGGGGTTGCCGGGCGACGCCAAAGAGGCGATCGCCTTCGCCGTCCTCGGCTACGAAACGCTGCGCGAGCGCGCTGCAAACGTGCCGCGCGTCACCGGTGCGTCGCGAGCGGTGCCCCTGGGTGCGATCGCGCCGTTCGAATTGCGCCGGCTGATCTCGGAGGTGGAGAAGGAGTGCCAATCCTCGTAG
- a CDS encoding BadF/BadG/BcrA/BcrD ATPase family protein, which translates to MPILVGIDAGGTSIECIVERDGARTQHRGDGANVRTAGIEWSAQRIAQAALEGLAGLALDVLAVGAAGAGDPSRAQALQAALRGHFPGATIAVYDDAEIALRAAIPHGDAAVLIAGTGSIAYARIANVAYRAGGYGYLLGDDGSGFTIGRAALAQLLRNYDGRTAHEPLFTAIEERLDARDGQAILDRIYSGGDSVSTIASIAPLVIERASAGERLATKIVQAAALELVDLIKALVRRAQIEGRELPLVFAGGLLRENSVLSFLIETRLGSDFPLLHPIKSPPSPAHGALELARRLHAR; encoded by the coding sequence GTGCCAATCCTCGTAGGCATCGATGCCGGAGGAACGTCGATCGAGTGCATCGTCGAGCGTGACGGTGCGCGCACGCAGCATCGGGGCGACGGGGCCAACGTGCGAACCGCCGGTATCGAGTGGTCGGCGCAGCGTATCGCGCAAGCCGCACTCGAGGGATTGGCGGGCTTGGCGCTCGACGTGCTCGCGGTCGGCGCGGCCGGCGCCGGGGATCCGTCGCGGGCGCAGGCGCTCCAGGCGGCGCTGCGCGGTCATTTTCCCGGTGCGACGATCGCGGTGTACGATGATGCCGAGATCGCGCTGCGCGCCGCGATTCCGCACGGTGACGCCGCCGTGCTCATTGCCGGAACCGGATCGATCGCGTATGCACGGATCGCGAACGTCGCCTACCGCGCCGGCGGGTACGGCTATCTGCTCGGTGACGACGGCTCGGGATTTACGATCGGGCGCGCCGCGCTGGCGCAGCTCTTGCGCAACTACGACGGACGGACGGCGCACGAGCCGCTCTTTACCGCGATCGAGGAGCGTCTCGATGCACGCGACGGCCAAGCCATCCTGGATCGCATCTATTCCGGCGGCGACTCGGTCAGCACGATCGCATCGATCGCGCCGCTGGTGATCGAACGTGCGAGCGCGGGGGAGCGGCTCGCGACCAAGATCGTGCAGGCGGCTGCGCTCGAACTGGTCGATCTGATCAAGGCACTGGTGCGCCGTGCGCAGATCGAGGGACGCGAGTTACCGCTCGTCTTTGCGGGGGGACTGCTGCGCGAGAACTCGGTGCTTTCGTTTCTGATCGAAACGCGTCTGGGGAGTGACTTTCCGCTGCTGCATCCGATCAAATCACCGCCTTCGCCCGCGCACGGCGCGCTCGAACTGGCCCGGCGGCTGCACGCACGGTGA